The Thermobispora bispora DSM 43833 genome window below encodes:
- a CDS encoding toll/interleukin-1 receptor domain-containing protein, whose product MTARLGEGIQIFISYSPADERWATWIAWQLEDAGYRTMLQAWDFVPGTNFIDFMDRGVREADLVVAVLSRNYLRSRYGRLEWQAACAPIRTIRRASW is encoded by the coding sequence ATGACCGCTCGGCTGGGCGAGGGGATCCAGATCTTCATCAGTTACTCCCCCGCCGACGAGCGCTGGGCGACCTGGATCGCCTGGCAGCTCGAGGATGCGGGGTACCGCACCATGCTCCAGGCCTGGGACTTCGTGCCCGGGACCAACTTCATCGACTTCATGGACCGCGGCGTCCGGGAGGCCGACCTGGTCGTCGCCGTCCTGAGCCGCAACTACCTGCGCTCCCGGTACGGCCGGCTCGAATGGCAGGCGGCGTGCGCGCCGATCCGGACAATCCGTCGAGCAAGCTGGTGA
- a CDS encoding pentapeptide repeat-containing protein: protein MRADPDNPSSKLVTVRLEDVPLEGLLGTITWIDLVGVTDAEEARRLLLTRIQQALVGRAKPAKRPGFPLDPETPAAHAVVDAVSGPQLRRTPVAPPPFPTADRPASADSITLLHIAGPRFGRGLPKGDEPLEAGELQASIWGDLTRLADAGAPRPDLLIVTGDLTESGVPREYEQALGFLTGLRVLLGLEANRLIIVPGPRDVNKKACEAYFTGCEADDVRPTPPYWPKWKHFASLFKELYQGLDGTIFDTAQPWTLFELPELRTVVAGLNSTIAMSHRAEDDYGLVGKAQAAWFAERLRPHGDRLRIGVIAHPPDRLRDSESLQRLLGSRLDLLVHGHDPRDGATEEVWEFGGRPCVPALAPGHHQLIEITPEGLRRWTRGGGRDPLVTGRPQILPYRLLRRPGASPAPPEPAEDAPGEPTQADDPAARLLDRIIEVCRARFERAKIRRVDGDPPYLLVTHAEDGFVRQFLIGAHAGAVTREQVETFLSLVHTIGLEHGSELVYQGPTPPQALRNEALRRGLRLRSFTEFQGLLDLSDHVAKQTRRLNADRRYPPELYVPQRFRFRELGRSDGAIRDDLTGELMRLLAGDHGRFILLLGDFGTGKTFAMRELARRIPSELPHLTPLLIELRNLDKSQAVDSLVASHLTNHGEELIDVKAFHYMLRQGRIVLLLDGFDELVTRVTYERAADHLDTLLQAAEDKAKIVVAARTQHFQSRGQVMTALGERVERLPTHRVLSIEGFTTEQIRAFLVNRYGSQQAADDRMTLLGGISNLLDLASNPRMLSFIADLPEERVRAVAQAGGTISAASLYQEILDHWLRHEESRTRLAGAPGGLTLDELWRAVTTLAVRLWKTGETYLERSELDDVAATLLTELTDDEAEAGARMSVGQTVHAIGSGSLLVRTDEGLFGFIHESVAEWLVARHLAHHLKELSLRPLSELTIEFLCDLAKGAELQAWAARTLASPDAGVAARANALKVTNRLRTAARTDLRGALLRGEDLSHRDLSGVDLTGADLTEAQLVRANLERAVLRNARLIGARLDNAKLAGADLTGADLTRARLMRADVRDVVITGSRWDRAAVIDATGVPDGAPELYGAAIAPRPDTDDQVEVQVAPQSVGVQSGFHDQPVRLPEPVAYRPDGGVFAVGGDDGGVLICEAATGNPLRTLRGHRGRVYKVAYGSAGLLTGASDGTVRIWDPHTGEMRHVLQGNPNGAWPVALFGDLVAAGGADGVVRVWSAGELMLELRGHTPPINGAVFLRGRLITGDADGTIRVWDLSTGKVRHELRGHSGALYRLVLSPERRLLAAGDGQGVLCLWDPYTGELLHRLTGHPGGICAIAFHPDGHALVSGDTEGTVRLWDPHTGQLMGTLSGHEGAIYHVAFSPSGELFVTGDSEGVVRVWSASGEQLAELSGHRGSVWPFAFHPKGHRLVTSSSDGMIRLWDPRTGRCRRVLRGHGRRINSVAFSADGRMLAACGSDGYVRLWDPQTGRRIRSFTGTGDRLESAVFSPAGSLLATTSNDGGVYLWDPTSDGYARELNVDTDHVWAQAFTPDGTRLATANDDDSVRVWHRASGRQELHLTEHRGRVRSIAFSPDGRLIVTGCDDRIVRLWDMVTGECTATLSGHKDRVYAVAFHPSGELVASASNDGTARLWRVPSGDCLHVLEHGGGRLWTAAFSPDGNLLATAGDDLAIRLWDPARGVQLHALTGHTKRISSVAFHPSGELLASAGDDGLVILWDLAGPRQRATLLGLPEGWAAFTPTGLYKSEGEVAGQFWYVIDLCRFEPGELDGYLPGVRRLRPEEVLS from the coding sequence GTGCGCGCCGATCCGGACAATCCGTCGAGCAAGCTGGTGACAGTGCGGCTGGAGGACGTCCCGCTCGAAGGCCTGCTCGGCACGATCACCTGGATAGACCTCGTGGGCGTGACCGACGCGGAGGAGGCGCGGCGGCTCCTGCTGACCAGGATCCAGCAGGCGCTGGTCGGCCGGGCCAAGCCCGCTAAGCGGCCCGGATTCCCGCTCGATCCGGAGACCCCGGCCGCGCACGCCGTGGTCGACGCCGTCAGCGGCCCTCAACTCCGGCGCACCCCGGTGGCCCCGCCCCCCTTCCCGACGGCGGACCGGCCGGCCAGTGCGGACTCGATCACCCTGCTGCACATCGCCGGGCCGCGCTTCGGCCGTGGGCTGCCGAAGGGCGACGAACCGCTGGAGGCGGGCGAGCTGCAGGCCAGCATCTGGGGTGACCTCACCCGGCTCGCCGACGCCGGAGCGCCCCGGCCGGACCTGCTCATCGTGACCGGCGACCTCACCGAGTCCGGGGTCCCACGTGAGTACGAGCAGGCGCTCGGATTCCTGACCGGACTGCGGGTGCTGCTCGGGCTGGAGGCCAACCGCCTGATCATCGTTCCTGGCCCGCGGGACGTTAACAAGAAGGCCTGCGAGGCCTATTTCACCGGCTGCGAGGCGGACGACGTGCGCCCGACGCCGCCGTACTGGCCGAAGTGGAAGCACTTCGCCAGCCTGTTCAAGGAGCTCTACCAAGGGCTCGACGGAACGATCTTCGACACCGCCCAGCCGTGGACGCTGTTCGAGCTGCCCGAGCTCCGCACCGTGGTGGCGGGTCTCAACTCGACGATCGCGATGAGCCACCGCGCGGAGGACGACTACGGCCTCGTCGGCAAAGCCCAAGCGGCGTGGTTCGCCGAGCGGCTCCGGCCGCACGGCGATCGGCTGAGGATCGGTGTCATCGCCCATCCCCCGGACCGCCTCCGTGACTCAGAGAGCCTGCAGCGTCTGCTCGGCTCCCGGCTCGACCTGCTGGTCCACGGCCATGACCCACGCGACGGCGCAACGGAGGAGGTCTGGGAGTTCGGTGGACGGCCGTGCGTGCCCGCGCTCGCGCCCGGCCACCACCAGCTCATCGAGATCACTCCAGAGGGCCTGCGCCGGTGGACCCGCGGTGGTGGACGCGATCCCCTCGTCACCGGACGGCCCCAGATCCTGCCGTACCGCCTGCTGCGCCGGCCCGGGGCGTCGCCCGCCCCGCCCGAGCCCGCTGAGGACGCCCCCGGTGAGCCCACTCAGGCCGATGATCCTGCCGCCCGGCTGCTCGACCGGATCATTGAGGTCTGCCGGGCCCGGTTCGAACGGGCCAAGATCCGCAGAGTGGACGGCGACCCTCCCTACCTGCTCGTCACCCACGCCGAGGACGGCTTCGTCCGCCAGTTCCTCATCGGCGCCCACGCCGGCGCCGTCACCCGCGAGCAGGTGGAGACGTTCCTGAGCCTCGTGCACACCATCGGCCTGGAGCACGGCTCCGAGCTCGTCTACCAAGGGCCGACGCCGCCCCAGGCCCTCCGTAACGAAGCGCTGCGGCGCGGTCTGCGGCTGCGCAGCTTCACGGAGTTCCAAGGGCTGCTCGACCTGTCGGACCACGTGGCCAAGCAGACCCGGCGGCTGAACGCCGATCGGCGCTACCCGCCCGAGCTGTATGTGCCGCAGCGGTTCCGGTTCCGCGAGCTCGGCCGGTCCGACGGCGCGATCCGCGACGACCTCACCGGGGAGCTGATGCGGCTGCTCGCCGGCGACCACGGCAGGTTCATCCTGCTCCTCGGCGACTTCGGCACGGGCAAGACATTCGCGATGCGCGAGCTGGCCCGCCGGATCCCCAGCGAACTCCCCCACCTCACCCCGCTGCTGATCGAGCTGCGCAACCTGGACAAGTCGCAGGCGGTCGACTCTCTGGTCGCGTCGCACCTGACGAACCACGGCGAGGAGCTGATCGATGTCAAGGCGTTTCATTACATGCTCCGCCAGGGCCGGATCGTGCTCCTCCTCGACGGCTTCGACGAGCTCGTCACCCGGGTCACCTACGAGCGGGCCGCCGATCACCTCGACACCCTGCTGCAGGCCGCCGAGGACAAGGCGAAGATCGTCGTTGCCGCCCGTACCCAGCACTTCCAATCACGAGGGCAGGTGATGACCGCCCTCGGGGAACGGGTCGAGCGGCTGCCGACCCATCGGGTGCTGAGCATCGAGGGCTTCACCACCGAGCAGATCCGCGCCTTTCTGGTCAACCGGTACGGCTCGCAGCAGGCGGCCGACGACCGGATGACGCTGTTAGGCGGAATATCCAACCTGCTCGATCTCGCGAGCAACCCCCGGATGCTGAGCTTCATCGCTGATCTGCCGGAAGAACGGGTGCGCGCGGTCGCCCAAGCCGGGGGGACGATCAGCGCCGCATCGCTCTACCAGGAGATTCTGGATCACTGGCTGAGGCACGAGGAGAGCCGCACCCGCTTGGCCGGTGCGCCGGGCGGGCTCACCCTTGACGAGCTGTGGCGGGCGGTGACCACGCTCGCCGTGCGGCTGTGGAAGACCGGCGAGACGTATCTCGAACGGTCGGAGCTCGACGACGTCGCGGCGACCCTCCTCACCGAGCTCACCGACGATGAGGCCGAGGCGGGCGCCCGCATGTCCGTGGGCCAGACGGTCCACGCGATCGGCTCGGGCAGCCTGCTGGTCCGCACGGACGAGGGATTGTTCGGGTTCATCCACGAATCGGTCGCCGAGTGGCTGGTGGCCCGGCACCTGGCGCACCACCTCAAGGAACTGTCCTTGCGGCCGTTGTCCGAGCTCACCATAGAGTTCCTCTGCGACCTGGCCAAGGGAGCGGAGCTCCAGGCCTGGGCGGCGCGCACCCTCGCCTCCCCGGACGCGGGCGTAGCGGCGCGCGCTAACGCGCTCAAGGTGACCAACCGGCTGCGCACCGCGGCCCGGACCGACCTGCGCGGAGCCCTGCTGCGGGGCGAGGACCTCTCGCACCGGGATCTCTCCGGGGTGGATCTCACCGGCGCGGACCTCACTGAGGCACAGCTGGTCCGCGCAAACCTGGAGCGCGCGGTGCTGCGCAACGCCCGGCTCATCGGCGCCCGGCTGGACAACGCGAAACTCGCCGGGGCTGACCTCACCGGTGCCGATCTGACCCGAGCGAGGCTCATGCGGGCCGATGTGCGGGACGTCGTCATCACTGGGAGCCGATGGGACCGGGCCGCGGTCATCGACGCGACCGGCGTCCCGGACGGCGCACCCGAGCTGTACGGCGCGGCCATCGCACCCCGCCCGGACACCGATGATCAAGTAGAAGTCCAGGTGGCACCGCAATCGGTCGGCGTCCAGTCCGGATTCCACGACCAGCCCGTCAGGCTGCCTGAACCGGTGGCGTACCGCCCAGATGGAGGAGTCTTCGCCGTGGGCGGCGACGACGGTGGGGTGCTCATCTGCGAAGCGGCGACCGGCAATCCACTGCGCACCCTCCGTGGTCATCGGGGCCGGGTGTACAAGGTCGCGTACGGCTCGGCCGGGCTGTTGACCGGGGCGAGTGACGGCACGGTCCGGATATGGGATCCGCACACCGGGGAGATGCGGCATGTTCTCCAGGGGAATCCGAACGGCGCCTGGCCGGTGGCCCTCTTCGGCGACCTGGTCGCGGCCGGCGGTGCCGACGGCGTGGTACGGGTGTGGTCAGCGGGTGAGCTCATGCTGGAGCTGCGGGGACACACGCCGCCGATCAACGGCGCGGTGTTCCTCCGCGGGCGGCTGATCACGGGGGACGCGGACGGCACGATCCGGGTCTGGGACCTGTCCACCGGAAAGGTCAGGCATGAACTGCGTGGTCACAGCGGGGCGCTCTACCGGCTGGTCCTCTCCCCGGAGCGCCGCCTCCTCGCCGCAGGGGACGGTCAGGGAGTGCTGTGCCTCTGGGATCCCTATACCGGTGAGCTCCTCCATCGGCTCACCGGTCACCCTGGTGGAATCTGCGCCATCGCCTTCCACCCGGACGGTCACGCGCTCGTCTCCGGCGACACCGAGGGAACCGTCCGGCTGTGGGATCCCCACACCGGACAGCTCATGGGCACGCTCAGCGGCCACGAGGGCGCGATCTACCATGTGGCGTTCAGCCCGTCCGGTGAGCTGTTCGTGACCGGAGACAGCGAGGGTGTCGTCCGGGTCTGGTCGGCGAGCGGCGAGCAGCTCGCCGAGCTCAGCGGGCACCGGGGCTCGGTTTGGCCGTTCGCCTTCCATCCCAAGGGACACCGGCTCGTGACCAGCAGCAGCGACGGCATGATCCGGCTGTGGGATCCGCGCACTGGGCGGTGCCGGCGGGTACTGCGCGGCCACGGCCGCCGGATCAACTCGGTGGCGTTCTCCGCCGACGGCCGTATGCTCGCCGCCTGCGGTAGCGACGGCTATGTGCGGCTGTGGGACCCACAGACCGGGCGCCGGATCCGGTCGTTCACCGGGACCGGGGACCGGTTGGAGTCGGCCGTGTTCAGTCCGGCCGGGTCCCTGCTCGCCACCACCAGCAACGACGGGGGCGTGTATCTCTGGGATCCGACGTCAGACGGCTATGCGCGCGAGCTCAACGTGGACACCGATCACGTGTGGGCGCAGGCGTTCACCCCGGACGGCACCCGGCTCGCCACCGCCAACGACGACGACAGTGTCCGGGTGTGGCACCGCGCCAGCGGACGACAGGAGCTCCACCTCACCGAGCACCGGGGCCGGGTCCGCTCGATCGCGTTCAGCCCTGACGGCCGCCTCATAGTGACCGGCTGCGATGATCGCATCGTCCGGCTGTGGGACATGGTCACGGGCGAGTGCACGGCGACGCTGTCCGGGCACAAGGACCGGGTATACGCGGTCGCCTTCCACCCCTCCGGCGAGCTCGTGGCGAGCGCGAGCAATGACGGCACCGCCCGGCTCTGGCGTGTCCCCTCCGGGGACTGCCTCCACGTACTGGAGCACGGCGGAGGACGGCTCTGGACCGCCGCCTTCAGCCCGGACGGTAACCTGCTGGCGACCGCGGGCGACGACCTCGCCATCCGGCTGTGGGATCCGGCGCGTGGCGTACAGCTGCACGCCCTCACCGGGCACACCAAGCGGATCAGCTCCGTCGCCTTCCACCCCTCCGGGGAACTGCTCGCCAGCGCGGGCGATGACGGCCTGGTCATCCTGTGGGACCTCGCCGGACCGCGGCAGCGGGCCACGCTGCTGGGGCTTCCCGAAGGGTGGGCCGCGTTCACGCCGACCGGGCTGTACAAGTCCGAAGGCGAGGTCGCCGGCCAGTTCTGGTACGTGATCGATCTGTGCCGGTTCGAACCGGGCGAACTGGACGGCTACCTTCCCGGCGTCCGCCGGCTCAGGCCGGAGGAAGTGTTGTCCTGA
- a CDS encoding acyltransferase: MSIVKRALGRLIHRGWDYLREAAALHPGATAGYRFRYFGEGACIAFPTGAIFGEQWIEIGDHTLIGERVTISAGMVPGMDLGPDPIVRIGRGCSIGRGSHIVGHESIVIGDDVFTGPYVYITDQNHAYDDPEVPIGRQWPRNKPVEIGSGSWIGAGAIILPGTKIGRQSVVAGGAVVRGEFPDHSVIAGVPAKIVKRHSPELGWYRTDSVSAPGSACPGAPSPAGPAGHAAAASPAGPRAHSRAAVPPARHGSPDGPAQGRNGSRPDPAEAHGPARAG; this comes from the coding sequence ATGTCGATCGTAAAGCGCGCGCTCGGCCGGCTGATCCACCGGGGGTGGGACTACCTCCGGGAGGCGGCCGCGCTCCACCCCGGAGCCACCGCGGGGTACCGCTTCCGCTACTTCGGCGAAGGCGCGTGCATCGCCTTCCCCACCGGGGCGATCTTCGGGGAGCAGTGGATCGAGATCGGGGACCACACCCTCATCGGGGAGCGGGTCACGATCTCGGCGGGGATGGTGCCGGGGATGGATCTCGGCCCCGACCCGATCGTGCGGATCGGCCGCGGCTGCTCGATCGGCAGGGGGAGCCACATCGTCGGGCACGAGTCGATCGTCATCGGTGACGACGTGTTCACCGGCCCGTACGTCTACATCACCGACCAGAACCACGCCTACGACGACCCCGAGGTGCCGATCGGGCGGCAGTGGCCGCGCAACAAGCCGGTGGAGATCGGCTCCGGCTCCTGGATCGGCGCCGGCGCGATCATCCTCCCCGGCACCAAGATCGGCCGGCAGTCGGTCGTGGCCGGCGGTGCCGTGGTGCGCGGCGAGTTCCCCGACCATTCGGTGATCGCCGGAGTCCCGGCCAAGATCGTGAAGCGGCACTCCCCCGAGCTCGGCTGGTACCGGACCGACTCCGTCTCCGCGCCCGGCTCCGCGTGCCCGGGCGCGCCCTCCCCCGCGGGCCCGGCCGGGCACGCCGCGGCGGCCTCCCCCGCCGGCCCGCGCGCGCACTCCCGTGCGGCCGTGCCGCCGGCCCGGCACGGGTCACCGGACGGCCCGGCGCAGGGGCGGAACGGCTCCCGGCCGGACCCGGCGGAGGCCCACGGCCCCGCCCGGGCGGGCTGA
- the uvrB gene encoding excinuclease ABC subunit UvrB yields MGSLIELPRKDGRFQVVTDMTPSGDQPAAIAELERRIKAGEKDIVLLGATGTGKTATIAWLIERVQRPTLVIEPNKTLAAQFANELRTMLPHNAVEYFVSYYDYYQPEAYVPQTDTYIEKDSSINEEVERLRHSATWSLISRRDVVVVASVSCIYGLGTPEEYANRMLRLKVGQEIDRDQLLRRLVDMQYTRNDVSFTRGTFRVRGDTIEVIPVYQELAVRIEMFGDEIERLCTLHPLTGEVLGEDDEVPILPASHYVAGPERMERAIASIEAELAERLAELERQGKLLEAQRLRMRTTYDIEMMRQIGTCSGIENYSRHIDGRPPGSPPHTLLDYFPEDFLLVLDESHQTVPQIGAMYEGDASRKRTLVEHGFRLPSALDNRPLKWEEFLERIGQTVYLSATPGPYEMSRCQGDVVELVIRPTGLVDPEIVVKPTKGQIDDLMEEIRVRAERGERVLVTTLTKKMAEDLTDYLLENGIRVRYLHSEVDTLRRIELLRELRQGDYDVLVGINLLREGLDLPEVSLVSILDADKEGFLRSETSLIQMIGRAARHVSGQVHMYADKITPAMQRAIDETNRRRAKQLAYNKAHGIDPKPLRKKIADILDTLVREDADTAQLLGNGRQQARGKAPVPGVLSQTPGKHAKEIVGEMPREQLEALIESLTEQMRAAAADLQFELAARLRDEIKELKRELRDMREAGVR; encoded by the coding sequence ATGGGATCTCTGATCGAGCTGCCGCGGAAGGACGGGCGGTTCCAGGTCGTCACCGACATGACCCCGTCCGGTGATCAGCCCGCGGCGATCGCGGAGCTGGAACGCCGGATCAAGGCCGGCGAAAAGGACATCGTTCTGCTCGGTGCGACCGGGACCGGAAAGACCGCGACCATCGCCTGGCTCATCGAGCGGGTGCAGCGCCCGACCCTGGTCATTGAGCCGAACAAGACGCTCGCCGCGCAGTTCGCCAACGAGCTGCGCACCATGCTCCCGCACAACGCGGTCGAGTACTTCGTCTCGTACTACGACTACTACCAGCCCGAGGCGTACGTCCCGCAGACCGACACCTACATCGAGAAGGACTCCTCGATCAACGAGGAGGTGGAGCGGCTGCGGCACTCGGCGACCTGGTCGCTCATCTCCCGCCGGGACGTGGTCGTGGTCGCCTCGGTCTCCTGCATCTACGGCCTGGGTACGCCCGAGGAGTACGCCAACCGGATGCTCCGGCTCAAGGTCGGCCAGGAGATCGACCGCGACCAGCTGCTGCGCAGGCTCGTCGACATGCAGTACACCCGGAACGACGTCTCGTTCACCCGCGGCACGTTCCGGGTGCGCGGGGACACGATCGAGGTCATCCCCGTCTACCAGGAGCTCGCCGTCCGGATCGAGATGTTCGGTGACGAGATCGAGCGGCTCTGCACCCTGCACCCGCTCACCGGCGAGGTGCTCGGGGAGGACGACGAGGTGCCGATCCTGCCCGCGTCGCACTACGTCGCCGGCCCGGAGCGCATGGAGCGGGCGATCGCGTCGATCGAGGCGGAGCTCGCCGAGCGGCTCGCCGAGCTGGAGCGGCAGGGCAAGCTGCTCGAGGCGCAGCGCCTGCGCATGCGCACGACCTACGACATCGAGATGATGCGGCAGATCGGCACGTGCTCCGGCATCGAGAACTACTCCCGGCACATCGACGGCCGGCCGCCGGGCAGCCCGCCGCACACCCTGCTCGACTACTTCCCCGAGGACTTCCTGCTCGTCCTGGACGAGTCGCACCAGACCGTGCCGCAGATCGGCGCGATGTACGAGGGCGACGCCTCGCGGAAGCGGACCCTGGTCGAGCACGGCTTCCGCCTCCCGTCCGCGCTCGACAACCGCCCGCTGAAGTGGGAGGAGTTCCTCGAGCGCATCGGCCAGACCGTTTACCTGTCGGCCACGCCCGGGCCGTACGAGATGTCGCGCTGCCAGGGCGACGTGGTCGAGCTGGTCATCCGCCCGACCGGCCTGGTGGACCCGGAGATCGTGGTCAAGCCCACCAAGGGGCAGATCGACGATCTCATGGAGGAGATCCGGGTGCGGGCGGAGCGCGGCGAGCGGGTGCTCGTCACCACGCTCACCAAGAAGATGGCCGAGGACCTCACCGACTACCTGCTGGAGAACGGCATCCGGGTCCGGTACCTGCACAGCGAGGTGGACACGCTGCGCCGGATCGAGCTGCTCCGCGAGCTCCGGCAGGGCGACTACGACGTGCTCGTCGGCATCAACCTGCTCCGCGAGGGTCTCGACCTGCCCGAGGTCTCGCTCGTCTCCATCCTCGACGCGGACAAGGAAGGGTTCCTGCGGTCGGAGACCTCGCTGATCCAGATGATCGGCCGGGCCGCGCGGCACGTCTCCGGCCAGGTGCACATGTACGCGGACAAGATCACGCCCGCCATGCAGCGGGCGATCGACGAGACCAACCGCCGCCGCGCCAAGCAGCTCGCCTACAACAAGGCCCACGGCATCGACCCCAAGCCGCTGCGGAAGAAGATCGCCGACATCCTGGACACCCTGGTCCGGGAGGACGCCGACACCGCCCAGCTGCTCGGCAACGGGCGCCAGCAGGCGCGGGGCAAGGCGCCGGTGCCCGGGGTCCTCTCCCAGACGCCGGGGAAGCACGCCAAGGAGATCGTCGGCGAGATGCCGCGGGAGCAGCTCGAGGCGCTGATCGAGTCGCTCACCGAGCAGATGCGGGCCGCCGCCGCCGACCTCCAGTTCGAGCTCGCCGCCCGGCTCCGCGACGAGATCAAGGAGCTCAAGCGGGAGCTGCGCGACATGCGCGAGGCCGGGGTGCGGTAA
- the coaE gene encoding dephospho-CoA kinase, whose translation MLKVGLTGGIGSGKSEVARRLAERGAIVIDADKIAREVVEPGTPGLAEIVQAFGDEVLRPDGTLDRARLGSIVFADPEKLKILNGIVHPKVGARMAELEQAAPPDAVVVYDVPLLAENGLAPLYDLVIVVDAADETRIKRLTTLRGMPEQDARARIAAQASREERLKIADIVIENEGSLEDLDARVAEVWQELRARRDQDNTSSGLSRRTPGR comes from the coding sequence GTGCTGAAGGTCGGTCTCACCGGCGGAATCGGTTCCGGCAAGAGCGAGGTGGCCCGCCGGCTCGCCGAGCGCGGCGCGATCGTGATCGACGCCGACAAGATCGCACGCGAGGTCGTCGAGCCGGGCACCCCCGGGCTCGCCGAGATCGTCCAGGCGTTCGGCGACGAGGTGCTGCGGCCCGACGGCACCCTCGACCGGGCGAGGCTCGGCTCGATCGTCTTCGCCGATCCCGAGAAGCTCAAGATCCTCAACGGGATCGTCCACCCCAAGGTCGGCGCGCGCATGGCGGAGCTGGAGCAGGCCGCCCCGCCGGACGCCGTCGTCGTCTACGACGTCCCGCTCCTGGCGGAGAACGGGCTCGCCCCGCTGTACGACCTCGTGATCGTGGTGGACGCGGCCGACGAGACGCGGATCAAGCGGCTCACCACGCTCCGCGGCATGCCGGAGCAGGACGCCCGGGCGCGGATCGCGGCCCAGGCGTCCCGCGAGGAGCGCTTGAAGATCGCCGACATCGTGATCGAGAACGAGGGGTCGCTCGAGGACCTCGACGCCCGGGTCGCCGAGGTCTGGCAGGAGCTGCGCGCCCGCCGCGATCAGGACAACACTTCCTCCGGCCTGAGCCGGCGGACGCCGGGAAGGTAG
- a CDS encoding GNAT family N-acetyltransferase, whose translation MRARPEDAGEILTVQRAAYVTEAQLYGDPFIAPLIESVGQVAEAIATGTVLKAVAGPRIVGAVRGRLTGTTCLVGRLVVAPDRQRQGIGSALLTALHDSVPEAAAFDLFTGHLSEGNLRLYRRLGYRETRRERVADHLTLVHLRWER comes from the coding sequence ATGCGGGCGCGGCCCGAGGACGCGGGGGAGATCCTCACGGTGCAGCGGGCCGCCTACGTGACCGAGGCGCAGCTGTACGGTGACCCCTTCATCGCCCCGCTCATCGAGTCGGTCGGCCAGGTCGCGGAGGCGATCGCGACGGGGACCGTGCTGAAGGCGGTCGCCGGCCCACGGATCGTCGGGGCCGTGCGGGGAAGGCTCACCGGCACCACCTGCCTGGTGGGACGGCTCGTGGTCGCGCCCGACCGGCAGCGCCAGGGGATCGGCAGCGCCCTGCTCACCGCCCTGCACGACAGCGTCCCCGAGGCGGCCGCCTTCGACCTCTTCACCGGCCACCTCTCCGAGGGGAACCTGCGGCTCTACCGCAGGCTCGGGTACCGCGAGACCAGGCGGGAGCGAGTGGCGGACCACCTCACCCTGGTCCACCTTCGCTGGGAGCGCTGA
- a CDS encoding inositol monophosphatase family protein, translating to MALGRQIPGHRDLSLGPITTPPHRVRRERCDAAETARAARLARRHLWKYARRVAIEAAEAAGAMLRESAGRLRVRPKGDSGDVVTDLDLAIEAVLINRVLGAFPTHRVIAEESGVHGSGEWTWLIDPLDGTNNIAIGLHAYVVGLALCRGGRPVVGVVHDPVRGHTWSAVRDAGALGPTGPLTGPPRRDLPHGPVLAWTQGHGVPRQDSQVRALKMTMELRARRVLQLWAPLLSWAMLARGDIDGMIGYQAEALDLPAGALIAQEAGLEIRGLDGGPFEADVDAPPEARSFIAAAPALIEPLLAIVAEAKSLADALPRA from the coding sequence GTGGCGCTCGGCCGGCAGATTCCCGGTCACCGCGACCTGTCGCTCGGCCCGATCACCACTCCCCCGCACCGGGTCCGTCGTGAGCGCTGCGATGCCGCGGAGACCGCCCGCGCCGCCAGACTCGCGAGGAGACACCTGTGGAAGTACGCGCGAAGGGTAGCCATAGAGGCGGCGGAGGCCGCGGGGGCGATGCTGCGCGAGTCAGCGGGCCGCCTACGCGTCCGGCCGAAGGGCGACTCCGGCGACGTGGTCACCGACCTCGACCTGGCCATCGAGGCGGTCCTCATCAACCGGGTGCTCGGCGCGTTCCCCACCCATCGGGTGATCGCTGAGGAGTCGGGCGTGCACGGCAGTGGTGAGTGGACGTGGCTCATCGATCCGTTGGACGGCACGAACAACATCGCGATCGGCCTCCACGCGTACGTGGTGGGGCTGGCGCTGTGCCGTGGCGGGCGCCCGGTGGTGGGAGTGGTCCATGATCCCGTCCGCGGGCACACCTGGTCGGCGGTGCGCGACGCGGGGGCGCTCGGGCCCACCGGACCGCTGACCGGTCCGCCCCGCCGTGACCTGCCGCACGGCCCGGTGCTCGCCTGGACGCAGGGCCACGGGGTGCCCCGGCAGGACTCTCAGGTCAGAGCGCTCAAGATGACCATGGAGCTGCGCGCCCGCCGCGTGCTCCAGCTCTGGGCCCCGCTGTTGAGCTGGGCGATGCTCGCCCGGGGCGACATCGACGGCATGATCGGCTACCAGGCCGAGGCCTTGGACCTGCCCGCCGGGGCGCTGATCGCCCAGGAGGCCGGGCTGGAGATCCGCGGGCTTGACGGTGGGCCCTTCGAGGCGGACGTGGACGCCCCGCCCGAGGCCAGGAGCTTCATCGCCGCGGCTCCCGCCCTGATCGAGCCCCTCCTTGCCATCGTGGCCGAGGCGAAGTCCCTCGCCGACGCGCTCCCACGCGCCTGA